The following coding sequences are from one Venturia canescens isolate UGA chromosome 5, ASM1945775v1, whole genome shotgun sequence window:
- the ix gene encoding mediator of RNA polymerase II transcription subunit 29 codes for MNIAPIQQGGGMPMGPMSQPANAQMAQNQQQVQQQAQQQAQQQQQQQQQQQQPQERLDNISKVKSLVGPLRESLSVALKTAAQTFHQNSFVDNGSLKGIDPLDHRFNKNMEEFYSICDQIELHLKTSIECVSQNSSSLRYLQLPVIPTRTDSVTTQDGPALTYPQFLMTVRAQVSYAREVHDTLITAAHTMGPGD; via the coding sequence ATGAATATTGCACCGATCCAGCAAGGCGGTGGAATGCCAATGGGTCCAATGTCCCAGCCGGCAAATGCACAAATGGCTCAAAATCAGCAACAAGTGCAGCAACAAGCACAGCAGCAagcgcagcagcagcaacaacaacaacaacaacagcaacaacctCAGGAAAGACTAGACAACATTTCGAAAGTGAAATCCCTCGTGGGTCCCCTGCGAGAATCTCTATCAGTGGCTCTGAAAACCGCTGCGCAAACTTTCCATCAAAATAGTTTTGTAGATAACGGTTCGTTGAAAGGCATCGATCCTCTGGATCACAGATTCAacaaaaacatggaggaatttTATTCCATATGCGATCAAATAGAACTTCATCTCAAAACTTCCATAGAATGTGTGTCCCAAAATTCAAGCTCTTTGAGATATCTTCAGCTGCCGGTGATACCAACGAGAACCGACAGCGTTACTACTCAAGATGGCCCTGCTCTGACATATCCACAATTCCTGATGACCGTCAGAGCTCAAGTTTCTTATGCCCGCGAAGTTCATGATACCCTCATCACTGCAGCTCACACTATGGGGCCTGGAGATTAA
- the LOC122411314 gene encoding solute carrier family 25 member 40-like, translated as MSKSNVDLADVDLDDPRFRIKPYQQMVASCTGALITSIFVTPLDVVKIRLQTQQKAMLSNKCFLYCNGLMDHLCPCFNSKTPTWMKENGKFTGTVDALIKIGKREGIFSLWSGLSPTLVLAVPATIIYFVSYEQLRVYIKDKYNSRLPEQKTQIKEQPFWIPMVAGATARIWAASIVSPLELIRTKMQSQKISYIEMNQALKTVIKHSGIQGLWMGLSSTLLRDVPFSAIYWFNYETIKKIFPGSQHTFSFNLAAGAAAGSIAAFVTIPFDVVKTHRQIEMGEKEIYSERPGPGRSGGTFDVIKRIYGQNGIRGLFTGLTPRLVKVAPACAIMIATFEHGKRFFQAYNANQLLELERDVHLMHQTSGES; from the exons ATGAGCAAAAGTAACGTTGATTTAGCCGACGTTGATCTCGATGATCCGCGGTTTCGCATCAAACCGTATCAACAAATGGTTGCATCATGTACCGGTGCTTTGATTACATCTATTTTCG tAACTCCTCTTGATGTTGTAAAAATTCGGCTTCAAACTCAACAAAAAGCAATGCTATCGAACAAGTGTTTTTTGTACTGCAATGGCTTGATGGATCACTTGTGTCCTTGTTTTAATTCCAAAACCCCGACATGGatgaaagaaaatggaaagttTACTGGAACAGTG GATGCTCTTATCAAGATAGGAAAAAGAGAAGGCATATTTTCACTGTGGAGCGGACTGAGCCCAACGCTCGTCCTTGCTGTACCTGCTACTATAATCTATTTTGTATCTTACGAACAATTAAGAGTATATATAAAA GATAAATATAACAGCAGATTACCTGAGCAAAAGACACAAATAAAAGAGCAACCTTTTTGGATTCCAATGGTTGCCGGGGCCACAGCGCGAATTTGGGCAGCAAGCATAGTCAGTCCCTTGGAACTTATAAGAACGAAGATGCAATCACAAAAGATAAGCTACATAG AAATGAATCAAgctctgaagacagtaatcaAGCACAGTGGAATTCAAGGTTTGTGGATGGGCTTAAGTTCAACCTTGCTTCGTGATGTACCTTTTAGTGCAATTTACTGGTTCAATTACGAGACGATAAAAAAGATTTTCCCAGGCTCACAACATACTTTTAGTTTCAATTTAGCGGCTGGAGCCGCGGCTGGTTCT ATCGCTGCTTTCGTAACAATTCCTTTTGATGTTGTAAAAACACACAGACAAATAGAGATGggtgaaaaagaaatatattcCG aacGTCCAGGTCCCGGTCGCAGTGGTGGTACATTCGACGTAATAAAACGAATCTATGGACAGAATGGTATACGAGGCTTATTTACGGGTTTGACACCACGCTTGGTCAAAGTTGCACCGGCATGTGCAATTATGATTGCGACTTTTGAGCACGGCAAGCGTTTCTTCCAAGCATATAACGCGAATCAATTGCTTGAACTCGAGAGGGATGTGCACTTGATGCATCAGACGTCTGGCGAATCTTGA
- the LOC122411311 gene encoding DNA helicase MCM8-like, producing the protein MNNPGRRFRGGHAGPRRKRRKSSSNQPASNKRRRKENDAPPNEQPNSLPVNPDLDVNAIVRSRNCPYYGWKLYFHDKDYSKEHDLLKKIQATESFLARHQDLISLDGLNAGTAFNIDVNSFYNDNDFLSDWSNFKKEMRENPSETLNCLGLAVHQLVVESLQKNVEGNSIEQLISLPMIRVKVFNHGPIVSLKDLKVCYYGTLVATRGCVIRVGRTRHLAQWVVFSCKKCKLLKVQKQENGILTKPKKCDVCGTAKFVPKLDSPYVITVPFLTIRLQEHFGEESDDRGRMPRILEVELIGDLVGSCMPGDDVTVVGIIKVRGTDDGKRKIKGRKTVRACSIYMEAVSIKNNKSNSKAKSDVGVDLSIKDYFAIKEVHSEPDIFSLLVRSLCPNIYGHEMVKAGLLLSLFGGSLKHASLRDDIHVLMIGDPGLGKSQMLQACARVAAKGVYICGNSSTRSGLTVTLSKEAGSKDFALEPGALVLADRGCCLIDEFDKMPTQHKALLEAMEQQSVTVAKAGVVCSLPARTSILGAANPIGGRYNRAKTVIKNLSMSTPLLSRFDLVFLLLDEPNAMLDSLMCAHIMDSYARGNKNVATSGNTQVETSSSGRISTKSATLRERLTLLNNRMDGLIPQSIIRKYIAYARQYVQPTLSEAAAKILQDFYLELREKTTIFGSIQVYSRQLEALIRLTEARAKLELRVEATAADASDVVELVKCTLTAVPPEVPALNSSSDGGKLTANKVNEFISLLRDEVETEDNRLFRKTDLMEIAQRGGIVIKDFSRFINKLNQEGILIKRDKQLYQFVQD; encoded by the exons ATGAACAATCCTGGACGACGGTTTCGCGGTGGTCACGCTGGTCCCAGgagaaaacgacgaaaatcTTCTTCAAATCAACCAG CATCGAACAAGCgtagaagaaaagaaaacgatgcACCACCCAATGAACAACCAAATTCATTACCTGTCAATCCAGATTTGGATGTCAATGCAATTGTCAGAAGTCGAAACTGTCCTTATTATGGAtggaaattgtattttcatgataaag ACTATAGTAAAGAACATGATctactgaaaaaaatacaagccACGGAAAGCTTTCTGGCAAGGCATCAAGATTTGATATCATTGGACGGGTTGAATGCCGGAACAGCATTTAACATAGATGTTAACAGTTTCTATAATGACAACGATTTTCTAAGCGATTGGAGCAATTTTAAGAAAGAGATGCGAGAAAATCCTAGTGAAACTTTGAATTGCTTAGGTTTGGCTGTACATCAG cttGTTGTTGAAAGCttacaaaaaaacgttgaaggcAATTCCATTGAACAGTTAATCAGTTTGCCAATGATAAGAGTCAAAGTGTTTAACCATGGTCCGATAGTGTCATTGAAAGATCTCAAAGTCTGTTATTATg GAACTTTAGTTGCGACTCGTGGTTGTGTTATAAGAGTCGGCCGTACTCGTCACTTAGCTCAGTGGGTTGTTTTTTCttgcaaaaaatgtaaactgctaaaagtacaaaaacaagaaaatggAATTCTCACAAAACCAAAAAAGTGTGATGTCTGTGGAACTGCCAAGTTTGTGCCAAAATTGGATTCCCCTTATGTCATAACTGTgccatttttaacaattaGACTCCAGGAACATTTTGGTGAAGAATCG gATGACAGGGGTCGAATGCCTCGGATATTGGAAGTAGAGCTCATAGGTGACCTGGTGGGATCTTGTATGCCTGGTGATGATGTCACTGTTGTAGGAATAATAAAA GTCCGTGGTACGGATgatggaaaacgaaaaatcaaaggACGAAAAACCGTGCGGGCATGTTCCATATACATGGAAGctgtttcaataaaaaacaacaAGAGTAATTCGAAAGCAAAGTCCGATGTAGGAGTCGATCTGAGTATCAAAGATTATTTTGCCATAAAG gAAGTTCATAGTGAACCAGACATATTCTCGTTACTAGTACGTTCACTTTGTCCGAATATATATGGCCATGAAATGGTAAAAGCTGGATTACTGTTGAGTTTATTCGGTGGAAGTTTGAAACACGCGTCGTTACGCGACGACATTCACGTGCTCATGATCGGGGATCCGGGTCTTGGAAAATCGCAAATGTTGCAAGCTTGTGCTCGCGTGGCTGCCAAAG GTGTCTACATTTGTGGCAATTCCAGCACGCGATCTGGTCTTACGGTTACCCTGTCCAAGGAAGCGGGTAGCAAAGATTTTGCTCTTGAACCCGGCGCTCTTGTTCTTGCTGATCGTGGCTGTTGTCTCATCGATGAGTTTGACAAAATGCCTACTCAGCATAAG GCATTGCTGGAAGCCATGGAACAACAGAGTGTGACCGTAGCAAAAGCGGGGGTCGTCTGTTCTCTTCCAGCAAGAACTTCAATACTTGGGGCCGCGAATCCGATCGGTGGTCGGTACAACCGAGCCAAAACggtcataaaaaatttgagcaTGAGCACACCATTGCTTTCCCGTTTTGATTTGGTGTTTTTATTGCTCGACGAGCCGAATGCG ATGCTGGATAGCTTGATGTGTGCTCATATCATGGATAGTTATGCAAGGGGCAACAAAAATGTTGCTACAAGTGGCAACACTCAAGTTGAAACGAGTTCATCTggtcgcatttcaacaaaatcaGCGACACTAAG GGAAAGACTTACATTGCTAAATAATCGAATGGACGGTTTGATTCCCCAATCAATAATCCGAAAATACATCGCGTACGCTCGTCAGTACGTTCAGCCAACATTGTCCGAAGCAGCAGCGAAGATTctacaagatttttatttggaacttcgtgaaaaaaccactATATTTGGAAGCATACAGGTTTACAGCAGGCAATTGGAAGCGCTGATAAGACTCACTGAGGCAAGAGCTAAGCTAGAACTCCGAGTCGAGGCGACAGCGGCGGACGCCAGTGACGTCGTTGAGTTGGTAAAATGCACTTTGACTGCTGTTCCACCGGAAGTGCCAGCTTTGAATTCATCTTCGGACGGTGGAAAACTCACTGCCAACAaa gtgaacgaatttatttcacTTCTGAGGGACGAAGTTGAGACAGAAGACAACAGACTTTTTCGGAAAACAGATTTAATGGAAATTGCCCAGAGGGGGGGCATAGTCATTAaggatttttctcgttttattaACAAACTCAATCAAGAGGGAATTCTTATTAAGAGAGATAAACAGTTGTATCAGTTTGTTCAagattga
- the LOC122411315 gene encoding keratin-associated protein 10-4 translates to MPCDGKNPNCDRRRELLAQLKCLVSSMDKKKPCEWDEPDCPPPTCCPVCPNDSPPCCSPVKACKSFELRNSLMYRCDCIKRNGLQDSCMMWDCMGRPECMTKLYPVCGPGRGALLKLTDLGDVEVALRKFYCADQARESALAAYCRLSCGANGCGGPPCQSGGFGMEEDQCCSGSQNGGGRQQSCCSSASPSFGSSGPPSCCSAPASCCPPAPTCCPQIRIEPTCCPPPATSCCPQQRNNIQSSCQCPVRTMLCPAC, encoded by the exons ATGCCGTGCGACGGAAAAAATCCCAATTGCGATCGTAGACGCGAATTATTGGCTCAATTGAAATGCCTCGTCAGTTCTATGGACAAAAAGAAACCGTGCGAATGGGACGAGCCAGATTGTCCACCACCGACCTGTTGTCCGGTTTGTCCCAACGATTCGCCACCTTGCTGC AGTCCAGTGAAAGCTTGCAAGAGTTTCGAACTTCGTAATTCGTTGATGTACCGTTGCGACTGTATTAAAAGAAACGGTCTCCAAGACAGCTGTATGATGTGGGATTGTATGGGAAGACCGGAGTGTATGACCAAGTTGTATCCAGTTTGCGGTCCTGGGCGTGGAGCGCTTTTAAAGTTGACGGATTTGGGAGATGTCGAAGTTGCCCTGAGGAAATTTTACTGCGCGGATCAAGCTCGGGAATCGGCCCTCGCCGCATATTGCAGGTTATCGTGCGGAGCGAATGGATGTGGAGGCCCACCCTGTCAATCGGGCGGTTTTGGAATGGAAGAAGATCAGTGCTGTTCTGGCTCACAAAATGGTGGTGGTCGTCAGCAATCTTGTTGCTCATCGGCTTCACCTTCTTTCGGCTCTTCGGGTCCACCCTCGTGCTGCTCAGCTCCAGCATCTTGTTGTCCACCCGCGCCAACCTGCTGCCCACAGATCAGAATAGAACCAACCTGTTGTCCACCTCCTGCAACGAGCTGTTGTCCACAACAGCGCAATAATATCCAATCGTCTTGTCAATGTCCTGTACGAACGATGCTCTGTCCGgcctgttga